The Polypterus senegalus isolate Bchr_013 chromosome 11, ASM1683550v1, whole genome shotgun sequence sequence ATAGGCATGGGGGTCTCTGCTATTGAGCAAAAGTTATGGCCATGTTGAGAGCAGTGAGCTGATAGAGGAAGCCCAGATTTAGGCCATACAAATGGTTTTAAAGGAAGGAAGAGATGTCATATCATTGGTTTCTTGGGTTCAATCCTTTTTAAATTGACACTTGGAGAAACGTTTTGTCCATCAAGGCTGCCAATTGTTGAGTTATGGCTCTTTGTTTAAGTTTTAGTATTTAAATGGTTCCTCAGAAAACCATCTCTGGGGTTTCACTTGGCTTGTGATTGATTAATTTACTAGATAAGGTGAAGAGGCTGCTTTGTGAAGAGAGGCTCTATTAGGAAAAGCATTTCCCATTTCCATGCATTCGAGCTTTGGATTTAAAACTCTTGATTTATATTGAACTTTACTGGATTCTGGTTAGACAGAGCCCTTCATTTTGGTTAACATTTTTGGCTTCAAATGGTTGATACTTTGTGCTTCCTTTTGTAGCTTTGACCTTGACCGGTTTTCTGACTACAACTTTTACTTGTCCCCTAGCACCATCTCTCTGTCATTGGCTTATTTACCATCCTTTTCCAACTCATTTGTGGTCACAACAATGTAACAGGATCAGCAGGGAGCACCTAGAGataattttttattacttaaCTGGATGAGAGCCGCCAACAAACCACACCACAGACAGGGAAAAGTCAATCATCCCTGTTCTGTGAAGAAAAATGCTTGACAAACACCTGAAAAGCAGTGCCCGTTAATAACAAAATCTATTAAGAAAATCCTTGTCTGTGTCCCAATAACTGAATGGCAATACAAACTGCTGCCAGGAAGATTACATTTCAgcagtaaaaaatgaatttaactctCCAGCCTGGCATAAAACCTTTTGTTTAGCTGCAATTGCTAGCTAACTGCTTTGAGGCCAGCAAACAAAGAAGTGAACCTTTTTTATATGAAACATGCTAGTTAAGGCTATGATTAATAACATTTTGCAGCTGTAATGACAGGGGAGTGAATACAAAGATGTCCAGCAGGGGGCaacatttcatgtcatttttttattgttagtgAAAAGGGAAATACGTAACTACTGAGCACACCAAAAGGTTATCGTTTGCTAGTGTGCTTTTTATATTTAATCCCCTtattgtacaatttttttaaaaaggtgatatgggatttgtttacattgtttaatttttttttccatttcagcaGCCAGAGTTATCTTCTAAGAGTAAAAGCCTCTGGGAGGAGGTGTGGGCCTTATCTGAATTTGGATGAAAGCTACAATGTCTAAAAAGCAATAGGTTACTTTGTTCAGAATTGAATATTACATGAAGCAACATCAATTCTTTACAGTGGAAGGAGAATCAGCAGCGCAgcaaaacacacagagaaaaacATCTGACTGTACCAGTGCACACTCTGGCATGTACTGaatgcataaacacacacacacacacacactatgcacATAATACAGAGATGGCACTAGGCACAGAGGTTAGCACATGGATCTCATCTGGTCACTATCTGTGTGAATATGTTTGAGTGGGTTTTCTCCATTTGTTCCTACCGTATGGTCAAAAGATATGCTTGTTAAGTTAACTGGTCCCCCAAACTGGCCTGGTAACATATATTATGGAGATGCACAATAGTTTGAACCATCATGGAATGGTATTGCATTTAGGGTTTGGTTACTAAAGGACATCCCCAAGTAGAGGATGCCATGTCCAGGACTATAGGAGGATTCAAGTGGGAAGAAAGAAAATACTTTGTGTTTGCACTTGAAAAGGACAGAAACTCTTCACAAGAGCTTTCCTTGGGCAGTGAAATTGGAGACGCACTGTTAAAGCCCTGGCATAAGATACTAAACTGAAGTGCTAACTTTGATTAAActtaaatttttataaataaatgaaattcaaataATGGTTCTGTTCTGTTTGCTCTGGTGTCCTATCTGTTGATGTGCTGTGCACCCCCTAGTCATCATTAAACACTATGGCTTATGGACACCTGAGCATCACACcaatatgagcttgttggacatctcaTTTCAAAACCATGGTCATTAGTATGGAGTAACCCTTTGCTGCTATAACAACTATCATTCTTCTAGGAAGGCTTTTCATACGTTTTTTGAGATTTGCCAAAAGTGCATTTATAAGGTCAGGTAGTGATGTTAGAGGAGAAGGTCTGAATTTCAATCAATGTTCCCGCTCATTCCAAAGGTGTTTAGTAGGGTTGAGGTGaggggctctgtgcaggccaatCGAGATCCCctatgtctttatggatctgGCTGCATAGGGACATGGTCATGTTGGAACCAGagttgccacaaagttggaagcacatATTTGTCTAAAATGTATGTATGCTGTAGCAGTAAcagtatgcttcactgggaccaAGGGGCCTTGAGCCCAAactctgaaaaacagccccagactATTCTTGCCATTACCCCTcatccaccaaactttacagtaagcACTATGCAGTGTAATGGAAAGTGGTGTTCTCCTGTTATCCACCAAACTCAGATTCTTCTATAAGACTACAAGATAGTCTGGTATTCTGATGGATTCATCATTCTGGAGAACTCGTTTCCACTGCTTCCCAGTAGGAATGGTGTGTTTTAGATAATGTGCAGTGGTCAACAttgcatttagtctgatggctaaAGAGTTCAATGTTGGTCTCATCAAATCATAAAACCCCCTTCCAGCTGACTCAAGAGTCTCCTTCTCACAAACACTAGCCAAGATatcatgtcatttttttctgtttgctattCTCCTATAAATCTGTGACGCACCTGAGCAACacttgttgtctgcacagtctcttccATCTCATCCACTGGAGATTGTAACTCCTTCAGCTTTATCACGAGTCTCTTGGTGGCTTCCCTCACTAGTTGTCTTCTTGCACGATTTCTCAGTTTTGTGGAGGCCTGCTGTAGGCAGATCTACAGCAGTGCCATactcttttcatttcttaatgatCCATCTAACTGGACCATCCAGGGGAATATTCAGTGAtttagatattttcttgtctAAATTACCTAACCTTTGCATTTCAATCACTTTTACatgagttgcttggagtgttcttttgtcttcattgtgtatttttggCCAAAACATTGACTCACCATAGGTTGGACCTTTGACTTCCAGCTTTTCTCACTGGTGGTATGATTGCTTTGATACAACAATCAGTTGAAACCCCTTGATCCCCATTTAACTAATTACTTCTAAAATccattggctgcaccagtgaagaTTTAGGtgtaaatacttatgtgatcaattattttgtatttgatatttttaattaatttagattattTGACAGagctctgttttcactttgacattaaaaagtctttctGTGGCTCAGTGTCAAAAAAACCCTGGGATTTAATGTTCTctagtaataaaacagaaaaacttcCAAGTGGGTGATACTtttcaaaggcactatataactactCCCTGTGCCTTCCAGTGACAATTACTACTCTAAGAGGGCACAGAGAAAGTCAgaattattgtatttgtatttgttgtgggaggaattcaataaaaaaaagaaatagcaacaaggaaaacaaacacaataaactacacaatgatcttaaaggaatactccacccaaaaatggtattttttaatTTGCCTAACCCCATGAttgtagtgatgactgagaaaaaattttaatctgaTGTTTTTATGGAGAGACTTTAACAGAGATCCAGTCCTGAACTAACAGCAAGCAATAtcaaaacattctgaaaaaaattcttagtttacttgtgttgcataatccatgtgTCAGTAATTCATTTGTATGCTCATAATGTCCCAAATGCTTGTATTTTTGCTAAAAGGTAAATAACATCAAAATCATCTCAGAATGGCTGGTTAACTTGTTTAAATGAGAATGACCTTTTGAACTGAAGTTCATTGGTTAGGAGTCCTGCCCAGTAATAGTTTATTTATTGGTTACCATGGCACCTTGCAAGATATCAACATTGTATGGGATGACAACTATCAGATGCAGTTTGAACCTGAACACCACTGACTGATCACATGTGTGACAGATGGCCATcttctttattatattattacctAATTATGAAAcatgaaatgtttattttgtacttttctaGTGAGAATTTTAAGAAGACATTTGACAGACTTATTAATGCTATGGCTCAGTCATTAAAACGGTGGAGCAGCAAGTTGCATTGCTACACAACTGTAGCCCGTCTACTCTAACAGTGTGTAGAAAGGGGCCCCGAGTTCTTCACTCCAATGCCTAAATTAgtataattttaattactttaatattttgagtcTTGGGTCACTATGAACAAACATTATTGATTAAGTACACTGGTcaggtaataaaaaataaataaaggtagatTAAGTTACCTGTTACATTTGTTCCCAACTCAATGGTTTATACTAAACAAACTTATAgaaaaacaccaagaaactgGGTTATAAAACAATGGTAAACTGCCCTTTTAATTataaaccaacaaaacacaagtaataaactggaaataatcaaaaactatattacactattaataataaaaacacattcactcttatcactttatttaaaacaaaacgttGCAGGCCTGAGTCGTAGCTTGTGAGCGTTGCGACCAAAAACCTATCGGTCCCTTCACTCCACCaggagcaacaaaacaaaataaaaagtacccTACTTGGCAATGTGGTTATCAGTCCATCAAATCCTTCCGACCTCTCCGCCTCTATCCACGAGCAGGGAACCGCTGCTGAGCTAATCCTGAAAGCGTCTCCAAATGAACGAACGTCCACCAGAAGCGTGTTGAGCTGCGTTAGCTACTGCCTCTTCACCTTGCTACTTCTCCTCGCTGAGTTAACGAGTGGTTCATTGCCGGATAGACACTGCGAACGTCTAATCGAAATTCTCCGTTTATATCAGCAGTTCATATTCCAGCAAATTAtcgtgctgataatttgtctcccCAAACTTTCTGCTACACCAACTCGGCGTCCTGCTCtctccttcttttttctttttttctttccttcctctCGCGGTTCTTCCACCACCTTCCGTTTTTTCTACCCATCcggttatcaaaataaaagtctgcataaCCAGGTAACGAACTGCTGTACTAAAACAAAcagtttaaaacataacatttacatttttttacatcagTAACTTGTTTACATAAATCAGTTAGTTTGTTAAGCACATTTTTAACCTGGGCTACACAACATTTAGAACATACTGTAGGTTGGATCTGCATAGGATGCTTTCTCCAGAGTTTTCCCATTCCCACTGGCtccctgatgtttttctcacAGGTGGGATggtaaatttaaattgaaaatgaagAGGCACAGATAGAATATTAGAATGTcagaataataatacaaaaagaaatggGGGGATTGACCATATAGACCTAAGGAGCTGTTGTATATGGACAGGTGGAAAGAAAACATTTGGAATAAgtaagaagaggaagaagaaaccAATCTGTCCGAATGAGAGATACACCAAATTGGACAAACACTCATGAAGTGTTTTACTTGTTGTTTGACTAAGCAGAAAATTCATGTTTTAGGATTGAAACAGGAACAACTGTTATTTTTGTTCTTACTGAAGGTGACATGGGATTTGGAACACTATACAAGTAGAAGCATACAAGTAGTAAGTGCTGCTTTGTGGCGTCCTCTTCTGTGTGTGCAAAATCctgaaaaaggcaaaaattgGGGGAGCAATAGTGCATAGTGATTAATGCCATGGCCCAATGGGCCCAACATCCCAGACTTAGGATCCGCCAGGTTGGAGCTGCACATTCTCCCCACGTCTCCACAGAGTTTCTTCCACATACTCTaggtttttctttcacatttctaCTACAACCATATTTATTTCTGTATCAGTTTAAATGTACAGaatgtggctaaaagtgctttacaaaatgccaAATGAGtagttgcaagaaaagaaaaacaaattaaaattagatgagAGGAACGAATAATTAACAAACAACAATAAATCATATACACTTGCATAAAATAGATAATAGAAAAGTGAAATCCTTTTATACAGAATCATTTTTAAGTCCTAGAAGATgagtctgatgataaggtcagatggctggggagAAACTCAGGATAagggggagaaaaacaaaacaaaatctgcagggttttcAAAGCCAAATGACTACTCATCCCATCTAGTTATTCTACCTAATGTATATTCTTAAgtagttctttgttttttttattcttcgtCTTAGAGGATTCAATGCAGTAGGTCTTGTGGCAAGTTGGGGTGtccactttcattcaaacatctCAGAACTTTGATAAGGTGGTGATGGCCCAAAATTCCAACACAGGAAAAacttgaaaagaaaacagagaaaagtaggaattaataatgattgcaaatccactgaagaatatgataattctgtaCATTTATAGTCTGTTAGGagtagaactaaaatgtagccACAAAAGCTGATATTTTCGAATGGTGCCCAAAACAATtctgttttctgctttgtgcctgGAATTTTTTCCATCCTTCTGCAACACTGACGTGGAGTGGCAGATTTGAGactcttctgttaacttttattgTGGTAAACAACGGACTTCACGAACTTCTCTTTTTACCCGGTCTACAGGATTGACTCCATTTGGTGTCTAGTTAAAAATTTAATGGATGACGCTGTCTCACCATCTCAACATCTGAGACAAGTTAAGCagatatttattgatttctaCTACAACAAAATTGTTCCATATTATATGGTCCTGAATTTGCCTTTACACCATCGATTTTCTAATTTGGTTATAACGATAGTCAATCAAACTCTCACCTGGGGAAAGTTTACCTAAACCCCTCCGGACTGCTGACTCCACTTGTAACAATAAAGCCAAATGCAGTAACAAATATGCTGTTAGTGAAGCCCCCATTATAGGTTTAATCCAAACGGAtgagagtacatagaagaactaGGCGGCAGATTTGGCAGAATGGTGTAGTGACAACTGGCAGTGAATGTTATGAATGCAAAAGAACTTCTTACTGACttaagaagtctgaaaaatagaAACACTGTGGAAACAAACGACTCAGGATACAAATACCAAACTAACTCCGTTGGTcctgctaaaatactgaaaataagcCTACACTCTACCACGTTCAGGTTCTGATGTGCCTGAGACACAATGGaatgaggaaaaaggaaaatcCTGAACTTTTATTGTGGTATGATAGAAAAAAATCATGACAGGACTATCATATGCTGTTATTATTAGATGAGACTAAAAGGCCAACCAAGGACTGATATCTGCAGCTGTTAAAAATCATGGATACCATCAGCTGCAGAGTTCTTTACCAAACAATGCCAAATGTACCAAAAAAAGAATTCCGGCCACCCTGGAAACAAACTGTTCTAATCTCTACAATCAGGCAAACTCCACCAGATTATCAAATCTCACAGCAGGAGATTTACAATCAGCTTGTACACATCACGTGGTGTGAATAGCTGTGGATCTGTAATTGTCTGCTACCATTTAATGCCAAGGTTATTAAATACCattgtagctgcgtttacccaaaattaccaaagttctgcagtttTAGTATACTTCATGGGATTCTGGAAATAGTATGACatgctgaaatgattccacagacaaaatatctttgtttttaaaagctttagtgaaaattcaaggcaaaatcattcacacaaaaacagagaaaaattgatagagcaaagaaaagaaaagttctgtttaaagcttatatatcttgtttcgtTCTTTAAGTTTTCTCAAAAtgtcaaaccatttctaaatggtcagaaaactgtatgcctatcccattgaCATACTGCAAATGTATGAATAAGTCCATGCTAACAATGACACTAATTCCAAAAcacactgacttaattaaaacACTATATTACAGATATAGCCAAGAAcgttctatttcatgttaactaTAGGGGGTAAAGACTATAGcataatctatagctatgaaagaaaattacattctcttcaaattaagcaaacacttaaaGCATTAACTCTCTAAGATTGGGTCTTACAACCATACTCTTCGtagattttttatacatttaaggATTTTTATCTCTTTTCCGCACTCTTGTGAATATGCTCACTTACAGTATTTCTCTTTTTGTTGCTTTAGTACAGCAAGAGCAAATATGATGAAGAACTCCAGTATTTTGGCAACTTATGGCAAATTATATTCAAATACAGTAGAGTCCCGCTAATCCGAACCCCGCTAATCCGAAAATCCGCCTAATCCGAACAGGACTAggggaaaaaatacagtaatttttataaaatttctgaactggaaaaagtaaagaaaacaagttttttcaaGTTATGTCGTACGTTTAATGTACATTTAAGAAACTTGTAATTTTTCAATTTCACTGTCTaactaaaaatccaaaatacagcTTTACTTCAAATTGAAACAAGTTCGAATTTACTCACATATGTAGAATCCATGTTCTGTACAGCATTTACACAAAACGTAAAAAGCAAACCATTATCTAAGAAGTAAAGTCAGTGATCTTCTTCTGACGCAACGAACTAAAACTGCTTGAAGAAGCAATGTTTCGCCAACGCCGCATAAACATAACATCTGTTGGGGTTGCATCGGCGTGTTGCTCAACGTAGCGCAAAGCGAGATCAAGGGCACTGGCTGCGGCAGTGTGTGGAACAACATCAGTCGGCGCGTCCCCTTCCTCCTCACTGTCGTCTGCGTCGAGATCAGCTGACGTTCCCTGCACAGCTGCCACAATGTCATCATCTGTGTATTCTTCATGGCCACAGTCGTCAACGGCCGTCCACTCTTCCACGCACTCTTCTTCTGCATTTTCACAACCTGGCATTCTTTTCACCAATTGAATAAGTTCGCAATTTTCTTTTGTCGGGGGGAAAACTGTTTGGACAAACTCTAGCTCAGGCCAGAGATTTTTCCAAGACTTCTGTAAGGATTCCTTGCGTGTGTTTTCCCAAGCTTCAGCAACCCAGTAAATAACATCTttgatgttcattttcttgagTTTATCCAAAATTGTTAGCTCTTCATTATCTTCAAGTAGGCTACGAAGAAGCATTTTTCTATAATTCTGTTTCAAAGCCTGCAAAACCCCTTGGTCCATTGGCTGCAAAATCGATGTGACATTTGGTGGGAGAAAAATAGCCTTGATATCATCGCAAACAACTTGCATTTCTTCTGGATGTGACGGAGCATTGACTATAAGTAACAAAGCACGAGGAGGcaatccattttctttgttaaacgCCTTTACTTTTGGCACAAATTGCTTGTCAAACCATTCTTGGAACAAGGCACGATCCATCCAAgctttcttttgatttctgtaaaaaacagggAGAGAGTTCATGTTTATGTTCTTAAAACAGCGTGGTTTTGCCAATTTGCCAATAACCATTAGTGGAAGCTTATTTGTGGCAGAAGCATTGCTGCAGGCCAACACAGTTAGGCACTGTTTATCCATTTTAAACCCTGGTGCAGATCGTTCCTCTTGTGATGCAAGACTTTTGGTAGGCAATGCTTTAAAGTTAAGTCCTGTCTCATCTGCGTTGTAAACTTGCTGGGGCGAGTAGGAAGAAATGATGCATTTGAACTCCTCAAGGTATTCAACAGCTGCTTTGTTGTCTGCTGACAATTTCTCCCCAGTTATTGTAAGCTGCCTGATTCCGTGTCTTTTCTTCCATCGGTCTAAGAAACCACAACTAGCCGTAAATGATACGTCACCGTCCATGAGCTTGTTCAATTGAAGCGCCTTTTCTTGAATTAGAGGGCCAGTGATAGGGattcctttctgtctttcttgtgtAAACCATAAGAAAAGTGCTTCGTCCAAtttttcgtaagaagacactgtcGTCTTGCTACGTTTTCAATCGTTTTTTCACTTGTGGTAGCGCAAAACTGCTCAATTTtacctctgttctttttccaatcgGAAATTGTTGCTTTCCCGACACCAAATTCCTTCAATAACTGAGTGGCACTTTCACCTTTGTCAAGTCTTTTCAacacttccagtttttctttt is a genomic window containing:
- the LOC120538579 gene encoding jerky protein homolog-like; protein product: MDGDVSFTASCGFLDRWKKRHGIRQLTITGEKLSADNKAAVEYLEEFKCIISSYSPQQVYNADETGLNFKALPTKSLASQEERSAPGFKMDKQCLTVLACSNASATNKLPLMVIGKLAKPRCFKNINMNSLPVFYRNQKKAWMDRALFQEWFDKQFVPKVKAFNKENGLPPRALLLIVNAPSHPEEMQVVCDDIKAIFLPPNVTSILQPMDQGVLQALKQNYRKMLLRSLLEDNEELTILDKLKKMNIKDVIYWVAEAWENTRKESLQKSWKNLWPELEFVQTVFPPTKENCELIQLVKRMPGCENAEEECVEEWTAVDDCGHEEYTDDDIVAAVQGTSADLDADDSEEEGDAPTDVVPHTAAASALDLALRYVEQHADATPTDVMFMRRWRNIASSSSFSSLRQKKITDFTS